A region of the Nocardia higoensis genome:
CGAGGTCGGCCGGGTCGGTGTGCGGGTGGGCGCGATCACCTCGGCTGCCGACACCGTCGAGCTGGTGCTCGACTCGCCCGGCGGGCACACCTCGCGCCCGCACCTGACCAGCGACCTGGTCTACGCCATCGGCACGGTCATCACCGGCCTGCCCGGCCTGCTCAGCCGGCGCATCGATCCCAGGACCAGCACCGTGATGGTGTGGGGCGCGGTGTCGGCGGGCAAGGCGCCGAACGCGATCCCGCAGACCGGAATGCTCACCGGCACCGTCCGCACCGGCGACCACGCGACCTGGTCGCTGCTCGAGCCGATGGTGCACGAGATCGTCGACGGGCTGCTCGCGCCCACCGGCGTGCGCTACCAGTTGAACTATCGGCGCGGCGTGCCGCCGGTGGTCAACGACGAGCACTCGACCCGGTGGTTCGAGCGCGCGATCCGGGCGCTCGGTCCCGACGCGCTGGCCGACACCCCGCAGTCCGGCGGTGGCGAGGACTTCTCCTGGTATCTCGAGGAAGTGCCCGGCGCGATGGCGCGACTGGGCGTGTGGTCCGGTGAGGGCGAACAGCTCGACCTGCATCAGCCCACCTTCGACATCGACGAGCGAGCGCTGGCCGTGGGGGTCCGGTTGTTCACCAATCTGGTGCTGAATCCGCACTGCTGAGCGCGGACAGACACGAGCCCGGCGGTCCCGCCGCGGGACCGCCGGGCTCGTGTCGCCGGTCTCAGACCGAGAAGTTGCCCGGTCCGACGTTGCGGCTGTTCCTGGTGCGCAGGGCGTGCACGTAGTCGGCGGGAGCGCCCGCCTTCTCGGCCGCGTCCGCCATCACGCCGAGGTAGCGGGCCGAGGGTAGGCCGCCTTCGTAGGCGTCCAGGACGTAGAGCCAGGCCAGGCGCGGTTCGGTGCCGCTGCCGGGGCTCGGCGTCACCCGTAGCCGGATCTTCTTGTGGATTCCGAAATCGGAGCCCTCCCACCGGTCCAGCCGCTGCTCGTCCTCGGGCGAGACGTCGTAGAGCACGACGAAGACGCGGGAGTTCGGGTCTTCCACCACCGTCGCCAGCGGGCCCTCCCAACCGATGTCGTCACCGGCGAAGGTCAGCCGCCAGCCCTCCAACCAGCCGGTCCCGGACATGGGGGAGTGCGGACAGCGCTCGAGCATCTGCGACGAGTCCATGTTCGACCCGTAAGCGGCGTAAATCGGCACGTTGCAAAGGTTAGCTTGCCCGGGTCACAGTTCGCCGCGCATCCACCGCGCGGGTGTGTGGTGAAGCCGACACCGGCCCGGCGATTACCGTGAACCTCATACCGGAGATCCCGGTTCGACGAGCCGAAAGGGAAGTACCCATGACCCGAATCGCGATCATCGGCGGCGGACCGGCGGGCTACGAGGCCGCGCTGGTGGCGGCGCAGCACGGCGCCCAGGTGACGCTGATCGATCGGGACGGCATCGGCGGTGCCTGCGTGCTGTGGGACTGTGTGCCCTCGAAGACCTTCATCGCCTCCACCGGCATGCGTACCGACCTGCGCCGGGCCCGCGGCCTCGGCATCACCCTCGATCCCGACCAGGCCGCTGTGCAGTTGCCCGAGGTCCACGCGCGGGTCAAGGCGCTCGCGCTGGCCCAGTCCTCCGACATCCGCTCCAAGCTGCAGTCGGCGGGTGTGACCTTGCTCTCCGGCAAGGCGCGGTTCACCGAGCCCGCGCCCGGGCGTTCTCCGCACCGCATCCGGGTGGAGACCTCCGACGGGCGCGATCGCGAGATCGACGCCGAGGTGGTCCTGATCGCCACCGGCGCCAGCCCGCGCGTGCTGCCGGGCGCCGAACCCGACGGCGAGCGCATCCTGACCTGGCGCCAGCTCTACGACCTGCGTGAGCTGCCGGAAACGCTGGTAGTGGTCGGTTCCGGCGTGACCGGCGCCGAATTCGTCTCCGCCTACACCGAAATGGGCGTGCAGGTGAAGCTCGTCTCCAGCCGTGACAGAGTGCTGCCCGGCGAGGACGCCGATGCCGCCCTGGTGTTGGAGGAGGCGCTGGCCGAGCGCGGCGTCGAGCTGGTCAAGCATGCCCGCGCGGACGCGGTCGAGCGCACCGCCGACGGCATCGTGGTCAAGCTGGCCGACGGGCGCACCGTCGCGGGCACGCACGCGCTGATGACCGTCGGCTCCACTCCCAACACCGGGGATCTGGGACTGGAGAAGGTCGGCGTCGAACTCGACAAGGGTGGTTACCTGCGGGTGGACCGGGTGTCACGGACCGGGGTGTCGGGTGTGTACGCCGCGGGCGACTGCACCGGCCTGTTGCCGCTGGCCTCGGTCGCGGCCATGCAGGGCCGCATCGCGATGTATCACGCGCTCGGCGAAGGGGTCAGCCCGATCCGGCTCAAGACCGTTGCCTCCGCGGTGTTCACGCGTCCGGAGATCGCGACCGTCGGGGTCAGCCAGACCGCGATCGACAACGGTGAGGTGCCCGCCCGCACGGTCATGTTGCCGTTGAACACCAATCCGCGTGCCAAGATGTCGGGCCTGCGAAGGGGTTTCGTCAAGATCTTCTGCCGTCCGGCCACCGGCGTGGTGATCGGTGGCGTGGTGGTGGCACCGATCGCCTCCGAGTTGATCCTGCCGATCGCGCTGGCGGTGCAGAACAATCTGACCGTCAACGACCTCGCCCAGACATTCTCCGTTTACCCCTCGCTCACCGGGTCGGTCACCGAGGCGGCGCGCCTGCTCATGCGCCACGACGACCTGGACTGACAACCGCGGGAGATCGCCGATATCGCTGGCGGCGCGGGGGCTTTCGCCGCGTTGCCAGCGACGGCAGTGGTGTGGTTGACTCGCTCGCGAGAGATGCGATCGAGTGGGTCGCCATGGGGTTCTGGTGTGGGGGGATGGTCCTTTCCGAGCCGAACGAGAAATGGCCCTCGGTCATTCGGCGATCCGGCGCGTCTCGCGAGGGACAACTGAGTGCGGCCGAATTCGCGGGCGTACCCGGGAAGGGATTGGCGAAAAGTGAAGCATCGTAAGCCGAGTCGGGCGCAGCGAGCGATGGCCAGCACGTCGTTGCCGTTGGCCACCGCCGCTGCCGTGGCTACCCTGTTCGCGTCGCCGGCGGGGGCCGTTCCGAACGATCCGACCACACCGGCCACGCCGGCTCCGGTGCAGCCGGGGACCAACGACGCGCCGCAGGGCGGATCGCAGCCCGGCACCGCGCAGCCCGAGCAGGGCAGCCAGGAGCAGGAAGAGAAGAAGAACAAGCCGGAGAGCAAGCCGACTCCCAGTCAGCCCGGCGTGACCACGCCGGAGCAGGACCAGGTGATGCCGGAGCCGCCGAAGGATCCGAAGCTGGCCACGCCGACGCAGCCGGGTGTCACCACCCCGCGCGTCGCGCCGCTGCCGGTGCCGGGTCAGGCCGACGCTCCGCAGCCCGCCGCCACCCCGGAGGACGGCACCGACAAGCCCGAGACCGACAAGCCCGAGAGCGACAAGCCCGGCGCCGAGCAGGCCGAGCCGGGTGCCGCCGACGGAAACGAGGGCGCGGAGCCGGGAACCACGCAGCCGCGGCCGCAGGCCGGCGTCCCCGCCGAGCCGGGCACGCCGTCGGAGTCGGACACCCTCGTGCAGGAGCCGCGCTGGTCGGCCCCGCGCCTGGACTCGGCACCCGCCGCGCCGGTCGTCGAGATGACGGGCCCGCACCAGGAGATCGGCGCCAACGTCGACGGCGGCGCGCTGCTGCCCGGTTACGTCGCCAACACCCACCACTTCAGCAACGACGCGGGCTACGTCGGCACCATCGGCTACTCCACGCCGACCGGAGCCGGTGAGGCGGGCGCGTCGGTGGAGTTCATCGATGTGAACACCGTCAAGGTCACCACCTACACCGGTGGGGCGGGTCTGGCCGACAACAAGAGCGAGTTCGTGCTCGACACCACCCAGGTCAACGCGGCCAAGGCCGCGGTGGAGTCCTGGATCGCGGCGCAGCCGGGCGGAGCCGCCGCGCTCGAAGCGGCCGCACAGGTTAAACTTCCGCCGCTCGTCCCCGCGGGCGACGTCGCGCCGCAGACGCTGAACGTCGCAGGCGTGACCACCCAGTGGGGTGGTTCGTTCCAGTACTGAACGGGATGCTTCGAGGGTGGGGCGGTCGGTAACGGCCGCCCCACCCGCGTGTTCCCGGGGAGAGGATTCGTGTGGTTTCCGAGGATGACGCGAAGGATCGCGACACCGACCGGCAGGGATCGCAATTCGGTCCGCCGGTAGGTGATTTCGGTCCTCCGGTCGGCGACTTCGGTCCGCCCGTCGGCGATTTCGGTCCGCCGGTGGACGAGTTCGGCGGCCCGTCCCTGGCGGAGACAGGGCCGATGTGGAAACCCCCGGCCGATACCCCGGAGATCGGTTGGCGCCCCGCCGACGGCTCGCCGCCCCCGGCGGCTGCTGTTCCGGTACCGCCGCCCGCATCTCGGCCCGCGCCCGCCGACCCGACCGTGACATTCGGCGCGCCCACAGCCGACCCGTTCCGCGCGCCGGACAGCTCCGGGTTCGCCGCCGCCCCGGTCGCCGCGCAGACGGACGCCGAGCGCGATGTCTCCGTGGACGAGACCGTGCGCTACTCCACCGACACCGCCGCGACCGCGAGCAAGCCGTCGGTGGCCAAGCCGCAGGGTGGTTCGCAGCGGTGGTGGAACAGCCCGACCGAGTCGGGCGACGTTCCGAAACCGCCCGCGGACGTGGGGTCGCCCCCCGGCCTGTCGTGGGCCGAGGATCCGATCGCCAAGCGCCTGGCGCCCAAGCCCGCGGTCACCGGCACCGGTGGCGGCTCCGGCTCCGGGCCCGCGCAGCACATCTCGACCCGCAAGATGCTGATCGGTATCGCGATCGTGGTGGTGCTGCTGATCGCGCTCGTGGTCACCATCGTCTCGCTCAGCGGCAACGACGAGACCGGCCGGGCGTCGGGACCGTACTCCACCGCCGCGTTGAGCTGTCCGCCCAACCGCAGCGGCAAGGTCGTCGTCGGCAACGGTCAGGGCTCCACGGCCAGTGGGGCGGACGCCATCCTGGGCTTCCAGTACGCGTTCTATGTCGAGCGCGACGGTGAGCGGGTGCGCGATTTCGTCGCCGCCGACGCCGCCAACATCTCCAGCGCGCCGATCATCCAGAAGGCGATCGACGAGCAGATCCCGGTGGGGACCACGCACTGCCTACGGATCACCGAAGTGGCTTCGGACACCTTCGACGTCGACCTCACCGAGCATCGGCCGGACGGCACCACCACGGTGTATCCGCAGCGTGTGACCACGGTGGAGCGTGCGGGAAGGATCTTGGTGACCGCTATCGACGGCCGCGCGTGATCCCACTATTCGGGAAGGCTGTTTCATATCCTGGTTGAGGATGTGAAACGATGGAGGCATCCCGTTCCGTGGCATCTCCCGGAGGTCCCGATGTCGTCGACGTTGCCGTCGCTGTCCGCCAAGCTCGCCGGTCTGCAGAGCTCGGCCATTCGTGACCTGCTGAAACTCACCGCCGATCCGCAGATCATCAGCTTGGCGGGCGGCCTTCCCGACGCCGAGCTCATGCCGCGCGAGCGCATCGCGGAGGCCGCCGCGGCCGCCCTGAGCGGTCCCGGCTGCCTGCAGTACACCGAGTCACCCGGCTGGGGCCCGCTGCGGGCGGTGCTGGCCGAGCGGGAGTCCGCGCGGCTGGGCCGGTCGGTGCCGGTCGCGGAGGTCTTCGTCACCCACGGCTCGCAGCAGGCGCTGTCACTGCTGGCCGAGGTGTTGCTCGATCCGGGCGCGCTGGTGGTCGTCGAGGACCCCGCCTACGTCGGCGCGCTGCAGGTGTTCCGGGCCGCGGGCGCGCGCATCGTCGCTGTTCCGCTGGACGCCGACGGTATGCGGATGGATGCGCTGCGCGAACTGCTGGCCTCCGGCGAGCGCCCGGCCGTGGTGCACACGGTCAGCAATTTCCACAATCCCGGCGGGGTGACGATGAGCCCGGCCCGCCGCGCCGAACTGGCCGAGCTCGCGCAGCGGTACGGGTTCTGGGTCGTCGAGGACGACCCCTATGGCGAACTGTGGTTCGACACGCCCGCCCCGGCGCCGGTGGCCTCCTACTCGCGGCAGGTGATCCGGCTGAGCAGCGCCTCCAAGATCCTCGCGCCGACCCTGCGCGTCGGTTGGATGGTCGCGCCCGAGGAGGTGTGCCGGGCGGTCGAGCTGCTCAAGCAGGGCGCGGATCTGTGCGGTTCGGCGCTGACCCAGCAGATCGCCGCCGATCTGCTGGCCGACGAAGCGTGGCTGTCCGGGCATGTGGACCTGGTGCGCGAAAGCTACGGCACCAGGGCCGGGGCACTGGTGAACGCGGTGCGCACCACCTTCGGCGAGCGTGTGGTCTGCACCGACGCGGCGGGCGGCATGTTCGTGTGGGCCGATTTCACCGACGGCACCGACACCCAGCGGATGCTCTCCGGCGCCCTCGCGGCCGGCGTGGCCTACGTGCCCGGCACGGCTTTCGCTACCGGCGCGGGCTACCGGGGCTCGATGCGGATGTGCTTCACCACCTCGGCCCCGCCCGTGCTCGAGGAAGCGGTCGCGCGGCTGGCGAAGGCGCACGCGGCCCAGAGCGCCTGATCGCTTCCGCTCAGTCCATCCAGTTGTAGGTGCGTTCGACCGCCTTGTTCCAGGCGCCGAGATGGGCTTCCCGCTCCTGCTCGGACATGGCGGGCAGCCAGGTGGTCTCGGCTTCCCAGTTCGCCAGGATGTCGTCGGTGCCCGACCAGAACCCGACCGCGAGTCCCGCCGCGTAGGCCGCGCCGAGCGCCGTGGTCTCGGCGACGACCGGGCGCACGACGGGCACGTCGAGGATGTCGGACTGGAACTGCATGAGCAGCTCGTTGCCGGTCATGCCGCCGTCGACCTTCAAGGTGGTCAACTCCAGGTCCAGTCGCTGGGATTCGGCGTCGGCGCGCATGGCGTCGACCACCTCACGGGTCTGGAACGCGGTGGACTCGAGCACCGCGCGCGCCAGGTGCGCCTTGGTGACGAAGCGGGTCAGCCCGGCGATCACCCCGCGCGCGTCCGGCCGCCAGCGCGGCGCGAACAGGCCGGAGAAGGCGGGCACGATGTAGGCACCGCCGTTGTCGGCGACACTGCGGGCCAGCGGTTCGATCTCCTCGGCCGAGGAGATCAGGCCGAGGTTGTCGCGCAGCCACTGCACCAGCGAACCGGTGACCGCGATCGAACCTTCCAGCGCGTAGACGGCGGGCTGGTCGCCGAGCCGGTAGCAGACGGTGGTGAGCAGCCCGTGCTTGCTGAACACCGGGGTGGTTCCGGTGTTCAGCAGCATGAAATTGCCGGTGCCGTAGGTGTTCTTGGCCTCGCCGGGGGACAGGCAGGCCTGCCCGAAGGTGGCGGCCTGCTGGTCGCCGAGGATGCCTGCCACCGGTACGCCCGCCAGCGGCCCCACCGTGATCTCGCCGTAGACCTCCGAGGAACTGGCGATGCGCGGCAGCATCGCGAGCGGTACCCGGAAATCCGCGCAGATCTCCTCGTCCCACTGCTGGGTGCGCAGATCCATCAGCATGGTGCGCGAGGCGTTGGTGACATCGGTGACGTGCTCGCCGGTCAGGTTCCACAGCAGCCAGCTGTCCACCGTCCCGAAACACAGCTCGCCCGCCTCGGCGCGTGCTCTGGCCCCGGGCACGGTGTCGAGGATCCAGCGCAGTTTCGGCCCGGAGAAGTAGGTCGACAGCGGCAGGCCGGTGCGGTCCTGGTAGCGGGCCGGGCCCTGGTCGCCGCCGAGCTCGGTGACCAGCCGGTCGGTGCGGATGTCCTGCCAGACGATCGCGTTGTGGATCGGCGCACCGGTGGCGCGCTCCCACACCACGGTGGTCTCGCGCTGGTTGGTGATGCCGAGGGCGGCGATGTCCTCGTGGCTCAGGTCGAGCCTGCCGAGTGCCTCGGCGAGCACGAGTTCGGCGTTGCGCCAGATGGTCCCGGCGTCGTGCTCGACCCAGCCGGGACGGGGGAAGATCTGCTCGTGTTCGCGCTGGGCGACGCCGACGACGCGCCCGCCGCGGTCGAAGACGATGCATTTGCTCGAGGTCGTACCTTGATCGAGGGCGGCCACATACCGACGCATGGACGCAGAATACGCAACGGCCGGGATGGTGGGGATCACATCGACGCGCACAGCGGCGGGCCGGGCATCGGAGTTACCGTCGTGTTGTCCCTGCCGGGACGCGGCGGGGCATCGCGGCGGAGGGTGTCCCGGGGTGTCCCGATTGCCTAGCCTGGAGAAGAATCGCCCGTGGAAACCGACCGCCGACATCACGCGCTCGCAGACCAGTCGCTGGAGG
Encoded here:
- a CDS encoding M20 family metallopeptidase — encoded protein: MEKWLAAHGAELIRWRRHIHAHPELSRTEFATTEFLEERLTEAGLTPRRIPGGTGLLCDIGPDTDSAPRIALRADIDALPLQEFTGRPYSSTVPGVSHACGHDAHTTILLGTALALAQVPELPVGVRLVFQPAEEVMPGGAIDMVAAGATAGVDRIFAVHCDPRLEVGRVGVRVGAITSAADTVELVLDSPGGHTSRPHLTSDLVYAIGTVITGLPGLLSRRIDPRTSTVMVWGAVSAGKAPNAIPQTGMLTGTVRTGDHATWSLLEPMVHEIVDGLLAPTGVRYQLNYRRGVPPVVNDEHSTRWFERAIRALGPDALADTPQSGGGEDFSWYLEEVPGAMARLGVWSGEGEQLDLHQPTFDIDERALAVGVRLFTNLVLNPHC
- a CDS encoding gamma-glutamylcyclotransferase; the encoded protein is MPIYAAYGSNMDSSQMLERCPHSPMSGTGWLEGWRLTFAGDDIGWEGPLATVVEDPNSRVFVVLYDVSPEDEQRLDRWEGSDFGIHKKIRLRVTPSPGSGTEPRLAWLYVLDAYEGGLPSARYLGVMADAAEKAGAPADYVHALRTRNSRNVGPGNFSV
- a CDS encoding NAD(P)H-quinone dehydrogenase — encoded protein: MTRIAIIGGGPAGYEAALVAAQHGAQVTLIDRDGIGGACVLWDCVPSKTFIASTGMRTDLRRARGLGITLDPDQAAVQLPEVHARVKALALAQSSDIRSKLQSAGVTLLSGKARFTEPAPGRSPHRIRVETSDGRDREIDAEVVLIATGASPRVLPGAEPDGERILTWRQLYDLRELPETLVVVGSGVTGAEFVSAYTEMGVQVKLVSSRDRVLPGEDADAALVLEEALAERGVELVKHARADAVERTADGIVVKLADGRTVAGTHALMTVGSTPNTGDLGLEKVGVELDKGGYLRVDRVSRTGVSGVYAAGDCTGLLPLASVAAMQGRIAMYHALGEGVSPIRLKTVASAVFTRPEIATVGVSQTAIDNGEVPARTVMLPLNTNPRAKMSGLRRGFVKIFCRPATGVVIGGVVVAPIASELILPIALAVQNNLTVNDLAQTFSVYPSLTGSVTEAARLLMRHDDLD
- a CDS encoding PLP-dependent aminotransferase family protein; this translates as MSSTLPSLSAKLAGLQSSAIRDLLKLTADPQIISLAGGLPDAELMPRERIAEAAAAALSGPGCLQYTESPGWGPLRAVLAERESARLGRSVPVAEVFVTHGSQQALSLLAEVLLDPGALVVVEDPAYVGALQVFRAAGARIVAVPLDADGMRMDALRELLASGERPAVVHTVSNFHNPGGVTMSPARRAELAELAQRYGFWVVEDDPYGELWFDTPAPAPVASYSRQVIRLSSASKILAPTLRVGWMVAPEEVCRAVELLKQGADLCGSALTQQIAADLLADEAWLSGHVDLVRESYGTRAGALVNAVRTTFGERVVCTDAAGGMFVWADFTDGTDTQRMLSGALAAGVAYVPGTAFATGAGYRGSMRMCFTTSAPPVLEEAVARLAKAHAAQSA
- the glpK gene encoding glycerol kinase GlpK — protein: MRRYVAALDQGTTSSKCIVFDRGGRVVGVAQREHEQIFPRPGWVEHDAGTIWRNAELVLAEALGRLDLSHEDIAALGITNQRETTVVWERATGAPIHNAIVWQDIRTDRLVTELGGDQGPARYQDRTGLPLSTYFSGPKLRWILDTVPGARARAEAGELCFGTVDSWLLWNLTGEHVTDVTNASRTMLMDLRTQQWDEEICADFRVPLAMLPRIASSSEVYGEITVGPLAGVPVAGILGDQQAATFGQACLSPGEAKNTYGTGNFMLLNTGTTPVFSKHGLLTTVCYRLGDQPAVYALEGSIAVTGSLVQWLRDNLGLISSAEEIEPLARSVADNGGAYIVPAFSGLFAPRWRPDARGVIAGLTRFVTKAHLARAVLESTAFQTREVVDAMRADAESQRLDLELTTLKVDGGMTGNELLMQFQSDILDVPVVRPVVAETTALGAAYAAGLAVGFWSGTDDILANWEAETTWLPAMSEQEREAHLGAWNKAVERTYNWMD